The nucleotide sequence CCTCCATTATgtctcgggggtgggggggaatcactGCTTGGCTACAGCAGACACAGGGAACCTTTTTACATCCCAAAACATCATTTCCTTCTGGGTAATCTTCCGAGGGCCACATGGCAGCAGCGGCGGATGGAGCCAGAGGCCAAAAGGGGCAGAGCAGCGGGTGTAAATCTTGCTCTTGTGCAGTAGGCAAGTTTCTGCGCACTTGTctaccctccatccaggcaagaaagaggcattatcagagtggaaggacacattccagccaggcagaaacactcaaaaagggtgcAAAGCAAGGACCTGTGTGGCCTGGGCAGAGTCCtgggggccagacagagaagTTTGGAGGGCCACGTTGGGgtctctgggcctgaggtttcctATATTCCTAGCTCCAGGTTAAAGGGGATCCTGGGCAGAGGGCCCTCTGGTCTGAGAACCCTCCTGTGACCTTGGCAGGCACCTACAGTGCCAGGGGCATGGCAAGGCACTTTGCACTGCCTCAGAGGCTTTATCCCTAGCTGCCACCGTGTCTGTTTTGGCTCCTTGAGGAAGACAGAAGCACTTCTTTCCAAAAGATACAGGATGAATCATTAGCCAGAAGGAATGTAAACAAGTGGTTTAGCGCTGGAGCCTCCTGGAACACTGTGTTCCTTCCAAGATAAAAATGCCATTGGAAAGACAGAGCCAGGTCTCAAGgtatcaggaggaggaggaggaggaggaacctctGGGCAAGTTCTATAATTAGAGACCTGCCAGCGGGATAATTCTATACCCTAAGATAGTGGTAGGGTGgaaggttgttgttttattattattattattttgctgaagATTGCTTACCTCTGGGGAGATCTCCGCCCACAAGCCGAACCTTTCGGCAATCATCTGGTGGATCTCCCGCTGGCGATCCTTCTTCCGCACGCTCTCGTAGCTCGGCAGCCGCGGCTGCTCCCACGGTGGGAGCTGGTAGCTGCTGGGGGGTCCGACACAGAACAGCTCATCTCCCTAGACGCACAGAGGGACGCCATTAACAAATGCACCCGGATGATACACCCAGCTCGGGGGCTCGTCCGTTGTTGCCTTCCCACTTTACTTTTTAGGAATTGGCTTGACGACAAAAATCCGCCACTCGCCTATAATGGGAGAAGCGTCCTTCGGAAGAAAGCAAAACGGTGCCAGTTCTCGCATGCGGCACGATACTCTCCATGCTTCCCTCTTTGGGTGTTGAAATGTGTTATTTGCATGCATGCAAAGCCATAAAAGCCACACTGTGAAAATGGTGGGTCTGTGGAAGCCTTGTTCTTGCAACAGAGAATATGCCAGCAATGCTTTGTTCAACAAGTGCTGGCACAACAGGGCACTTGCTGAGGCTTGTGCGCCTTGCCCAGGGGTTTCCACAACCACCAGCCCCATGGACCTGGTGCTTCTTCTCCCTGATTCCACCTCCTCAATGACCCAACCTCTTGCCTAGAGGGGACAACCCCTGGGGATCCACCATCAGTGGTTCCAACTCCCTCCCTGGTGTTTGGCTGGCCTCCTGAATCAAGCCCCCTTCTCCTGCACAGGTCACGCTCCTTTTACAGGTGATTTGCCCAAACTTTCAGGAAAGAAAGTCTCCCCCTCACCTGGACGCCAGGGTTTTCAGCTGCGCTTTCCAGACGCGGCGTCCCCGACGGTGGTCCCACCAGACGCTGGTTGCTGCTGAAGTAGGGAGGGGGGCAATCCTGCGTggagcgaaagaaagggaggaaagttAAAATACAAGCCGAGCTTTCCTCTCGGGCAACTCCAGGGTGCGTGTTCAGCAAGCTGGCAATGCGTTCCATTGCGCAGATCAAAAgtaacaacacctggaaggtcacaggctccTCATGGCCAAAGCTTGTGCCTCAAGATCAGTCACTGGCTTGGGGTCATAAACAAAATGGCCGTGCCTCCTCCTAGGAGTCAGGGTGGCAGAAAGGCCTTGACATCAAACCACCCTGTCCAGAGCCCCAtgcttatttaattttttatttaaaaagtatttCTAAGCTGCCTTTCTGGACCTCATGTGTTTCACAGAAGCGGAATGACTGCAAATCTGAATTAGCTGAAGCCTCTTCGTGTTCATGTGACAAGAGCGCTGACTGAAAAGTTTCACCTCTGAAAACAAACGCTCACAAGCTGTTTTTTTCTCCGACAGCTGCTGTCGTTGAATCACTCTTCAGGGCGCAGTTTTCTAGAGCCAAGAGCTTCCCAGCAAGCTACACTTTCCTAGCTAAACCCAGCTAGGAACCCCAGCTTTTGGTATATGGCAAAATTATATCAATCCTGGTCCGTGAAGAGGCCTCAGAGAGCAACAGAAAGTTATGCCTAGGCAACCAGCCAGAGGACGCCAGGGATGGCTTCCATCCTCTCAGGAATGTATGAGGGAGGAGCTCCTGGCTTGAGGAATCTACCATCTTTTTTACTAAAAACCTGAGAAACCACCCAAGTGCAAAGTTGTGGCTGATGGGGGAAGAAACTTAAAAGAACACCGTGCACCTGAGGCACAGCCAACTTGTTTTCAGGGCAGGAACTGAACTTGCTGTCCCCTTCACAAACACAAAAGCCCTTCATTTCCTCCCAAGCTTTTCCTCAGCCTAATTTTAAAGGGAAAGCGGGTGGCAGTGGGTAAGCCTTTTTCGTTGTTGCTGCCTGTAAATATTTCAGGGTAGGAAATCATTGTCAACAGACTGCAAACTACCCCAGCAGATCCCAATCTACCTCCTGTCTGTTGCTAGCCTCTGATATGTAATCCAGCACCTTACAGCAccatgtctgtttgtttgttttggtgtgtGAGCCACCTTGGTTATTTGGGATATTTTACTGCAGCAGCTGAAACATCCTTCCCACTAGCATAGGATGTTGTCTGTGTACATAATGATTCACCTGGGTAAATCATCTCAGTAAAGCATCTCAACCGCTGGTATATGGGATTCTGACATTAGGCCTGAAGCAGTGATAAAAGCCACTTGGTTGTAGATAAGAGTGAATCATCTACAGAAATCCCTAGTGCTGGTCTTTCCCAGACCTCCCACTCTTTATGCCTGAGCTCTACACACTGCTTCTCCTAGAGAGGCGTGTTTTGAGAACAACAGGAAGTCCTTGTGGGTGCCAGCCCATCTCCCAAAGGAAGGGGATAAGCAGCGTTCTTCAAAGGTGTTGTTAAGACTACAGTTcgcatcagccccggccagctcGGCCAAGGCAGTTGtatggtccagcaacatccaggatGCGCAGCTGAAGGCCTTTGCAGTACAGGGTACAATCTCAGCTCTTCCTCCCTCTACCTTTGGACTCAGAGAGTTGCTACTAAGCAAACACCTGCAAAAGGGCACAGAAGGCAGAGCCACAAAGAGATCCATCACAAGTAACAGCAAGAAGGGAGCAGAGAAACCCAAAGAGAGAAGGAACAGGTTGAATGGAAtcacgggggggacgggacaccatGGGCTCACTTGAAAGGAGTgattatactacagtggtacctcgggttaagaacttaattcgttctggaggtccgttcttaacctgaaactgttcttaacctgaggtaccactttagctaatggggcttcccgctgccgccgccacacgatttctgttctcatcctgaagtaaagttcataacccaaggtactatttctgggttagtggagtctgtaacctgaagcatctgtaacccgaggtaccactgtacatcaatatTGGCCTTATTGAGAGCCTAGGGGAAATTCAatgatttgcaaatgtttggtgtAGCATTTAAATGAGCCCAGACCTGCCTCCAGATATAATCCCTTTCCTCTGTGGAAAATTAACATCTTTGGGCAAGGACAGAGGGACGTGATGGGTCAGCAAACtgcaatttatatacagtggtacctcgggttaagaacttaattcgttccggaggtctcttcttaacctgaaactgttcttaacctgaagcaccactttagctaatggggcctcctgctgccgccaccgcacaatttctgttttcatcctgaagcaaagttcttaacctgtggtaatatttctgggttagcagagtctgtaacctgaagcgtatgtaccactgtatgtgttggcCAGTGCGACATATCATATTCTTGTGGAAAGCGGGATGTCAGTTTCCAAGGGTTAAAGCCTCCGTTTTGCATTTCAccttcttctcccttcccttctggTTTCTTGCAACGGAGCCTCTGAGAAACTACGCCCATTGTTAAAGCTAAGCCTCCACAGGTGGAGCAAGCAAAACGTAGCACCAGTTCCCGAAGCTCTGAAATCCGAACCTGGGATCCGAAAGGTGAGCCGCAAGCAAACAAGGCTCGGGCGTTGCCTCGGTAGGGCTTGCCAATCTGGCACATGGCCCTGAGCTCTCCCCAGCAGATCTACGTGTGCTGCTGCACAGCACTTAGCCAATCGCTTCGCTTCCACCCACAGACCCAAGGGTTCCACTTGCATGGGACCACCGACGCACTTGCAGAAGCCTTTGTGGTAGTGTGGCGAACTGGGCAGGGCAGTGTTTTGACAGCAGGTTGCCACCGTATGATAACCCGCATGCACACATGTTATACACAGTAATCTGGGATAGTGGAGGCCGCATGGCTAGAGGCCAGAAATGATCACTTTCCCACGCAAGCACCGTGCAGCAAACTTTTAAGAGGCTCCTGCACCTGGGCCCCATCAACTCAAACGGTGTCGCCTCCTGTGCTACAAAAGCCCACAAGGGTAGTGGCATGGCAGTCTCGAGGAAACAAAAGGAAAGTTCCCAACTGGAGGGGATACCGCAACTGGAAAGTTGCAATTCCTCCAGCAAAAATCAGGAGAGACCACACCCATCAAACATGTCATCTTGACATGACTTGAATTGAGCGTTCCTAAATTCTGGCCTGATTTCATGATGTTGACACCTGGACCCAAAAACACAAGCTTTTATTAGGAAAGCATTTCAATTGTCCCTGAACATGAACGTGATACACAAAACTTATTGGGCTGAGGAAACCCTTGTCACAGCCCTCTTGGCCGTACTAGGGACATGGCACATTTCTGTTACTTCAAAGCAATTCTGAGTCTTTGCTGCCACCCTCCAATCAATGTTGGGTTCTGGACTACAAGCACTGTGGGATTTCTCTTGCTTTTGCCACGTGGCTATATCTACACCAACATGCATCCTGTAAAGGAATTCCTGCTATCTGCCAGGAATTACCTGAAAGTCACCCCTGATGGTCCCTTTCCAGGAGAGTTAAGTGAGCCATCTTCACTGCTTCTGGTGGCCAAACTGCACTTTTTACCACGAGCAGTTTCATATGTGAATATGCGGAAGTACAAATGTAAACGAATAAAGGGATTTGTTCCTCGCTGAAGGgaacctctgaataccagttgctaaggAACACGtttggggagagagagggctGTTGCTCTCATGCTCTTTTATGGGGGcttcagggtgctggactagataggcctttggtggTCTGAACCTGCAAGGGGGAAAGTATACACAGGCTGCCCAGGTTTTTTGGTCTTTCAAATGTCTAATGCAcggtggagtggggagagaaatacCATGAAGTTGCTCAGGTGCTCCTCAAACAGCAGTCATCAaaaaagcttgtgtgtgtgtgtgtgtgtgtgtgtgcgcgcataagagagaggggaagggttTGTGACTGtgagtgagagagggagagagagagaagaaaaatagGGGGAAATGTTCTCTCTGTGGCTGCCTCCAATCGTGAGCTGTGCAAAGTATAATGCTGGTTGCCAGGATACCAGCAACCAAGAGTGGCATTGTCTGTATTTTACCCGTGCCTTACAGTAGCACTCCCTGCTGTGATCCATCgttgccaaaaaagaaagaaagagagaaagaaagaaaaagaaagaaagaaagaaagaaagaaagaaagaaagaaagaaagaagtgtgcCAGAGAGTTAAGGAGGAGTGCAGTTCTCTTAGGCGCAGGGGTAGATCACCATCGCCCTGGCGACCTGCGTCACTCCTGGCGCTGCCTTCTCGTGCTCTCAAAATTCAATAACGTGCCCCCCAACAGCACAAGCCATACTCAAAAGCCGCCCATTGGCGACACGCTCAGGTGAAAGGGCTTTGTTGGTGGACGAGAGTGGGAAGGAAGCGGGGAGCCAGGGAGTGTCTTGGTGAGTACACACTATAACCCAGCAGGAGAGAACTGCAAATAGGCCTTGAGCTGCTCTCCAGCCAGGAGTAAGCAACAAATTATTATAATCATAATAATGCCTAAACCCCGAGGCCATTCTGTACAAACATGTAAAGGGAACCTACAGAAGGCTGAGTTGGGCGGGTGCCTTGGTTCCTTCCACCCCATgtggtgggtgggcaggtgggtgcATTCGGATGCAAGGCCTATTGAAACAGCAGGGAAGAGGGAGGTGGAGATACTCACATACTGACTGGGGCTCTGGAAGAAACGGCAAGAGCACAGGAACTGGCAGCACAGAGGGTCCCGGTggtacaaaagcagcagcagcaccaaaatGGCCACGATGAAGATGGAGGAAGAAACTGCTGTCgaggaagagaaaaggggaaacacgggtgagggtgttccacagagcctgggactagGCCTCAGGCTTCACATCCTGGATGACGTCTCCAGGAAATGTACACTCTGCAAGGCTAAAGGCAACGGGGGCAGGAGAGAGCCACCGATTTAGCGCCCTGTGGCATCCTAACCGAGT is from Podarcis muralis chromosome 2, rPodMur119.hap1.1, whole genome shotgun sequence and encodes:
- the LOC144326925 gene encoding uncharacterized protein LOC144326925 isoform X2 encodes the protein MDSSVVAIIIATISSSIFIVAILVLLLLLYHRDPLCCQFLCSCRFFQSPSQYDCPPPYFSSNQRLVGPPSGTPRLESAAENPGVQGDELFCVGPPSSYQLPPWEQPRLPSYESVRKKDRQREIHQMIAERFGLWAEISPELPPPYEQALRYPATLPGTGAGSELSAGQSLPDMLQASPTYHAQRNTSV
- the LOC144326925 gene encoding uncharacterized protein LOC144326925 isoform X1, with the protein product MDSSVVAIIIATTVSSSIFIVAILVLLLLLYHRDPLCCQFLCSCRFFQSPSQYDCPPPYFSSNQRLVGPPSGTPRLESAAENPGVQGDELFCVGPPSSYQLPPWEQPRLPSYESVRKKDRQREIHQMIAERFGLWAEISPELPPPYEQALRYPATLPGTGAGSELSAGQSLPDMLQASPTYHAQRNTSV